One window of the Fibrobacter sp. genome contains the following:
- the rpsL gene encoding 30S ribosomal protein S12, translating into MPTIQQLVRNGREQISNKTASVALKSCPQKRGVCTRVYTSTPKKPNSALRKIARVRLSNKMEVTAYIPGEGHNLQEHSIVLIRGGRVKDVPGVRYHIIRGTLDTQAVNGRQNGRSKYGVKKKGAAPAKK; encoded by the coding sequence GTGCCTACTATTCAACAGCTCGTCCGCAACGGACGTGAACAGATCAGCAACAAGACCGCTTCCGTGGCCTTGAAGTCCTGCCCGCAGAAGCGCGGCGTTTGCACCCGTGTTTACACCAGCACCCCGAAGAAGCCGAACTCTGCTCTTCGTAAGATCGCTCGTGTGCGCCTTTCCAACAAGATGGAAGTTACCGCTTACATCCCGGGTGAAGGCCACAACCTCCAGGAACACTCCATCGTGCTCATCCGCGGTGGTCGTGTGAAGGACGTTCCGGGTGTTCGTTACCACATCATCCGCGGCACCCTGGATACCCAGGCTGTCAACGGCCGTCAGAACGGTCGCTCCAAGTATGGTGTTAAGAAGAAAGGCGCCGCTCCGGCAAAGAAGTAA
- the rpsG gene encoding 30S ribosomal protein S7 encodes MSRRRKALHRSILPDPRYKSTLVTELVGVVLKQGKKTIAEQIVYTTLETLDKKIEGSESALEKFEMCLDNIKPKLEVKSRRIGGANYQVPMEVAPDRAKALALRWLLDAARKRNEPNMAQRLSAELCAAKNGEGNAVRKKNDTHKMAEANKAFAHFRF; translated from the coding sequence ATGTCTAGAAGAAGAAAGGCTCTCCATCGCTCCATCCTCCCGGATCCGCGTTACAAGTCCACTCTCGTTACCGAACTGGTCGGTGTTGTCCTGAAGCAGGGCAAGAAGACCATCGCTGAACAGATCGTTTACACCACCCTCGAAACTCTGGACAAGAAGATCGAAGGTTCTGAATCCGCTCTCGAAAAGTTCGAAATGTGCCTCGACAACATCAAGCCGAAGCTGGAAGTCAAGTCCCGCCGTATCGGTGGTGCAAACTACCAGGTTCCGATGGAAGTCGCACCGGATCGCGCCAAGGCTCTGGCTCTCCGCTGGTTGCTCGACGCTGCCCGCAAGCGCAACGAACCGAACATGGCTCAGCGTCTCTCTGCAGAACTTTGCGCTGCAAAGAACGGTGAAGGCAACGCTGTCCGTAAGAAGAACGATACTCACAAGATGGCCGAAGCTAACAAGGCTTTCGCTCACTTCCGTTTCTAA